A single Entelurus aequoreus isolate RoL-2023_Sb linkage group LG11, RoL_Eaeq_v1.1, whole genome shotgun sequence DNA region contains:
- the yrdc gene encoding yrdC domain-containing protein, mitochondrial isoform X2 → MLTSGVLSEGRHACVNSPSLNVFLMKYLRRFAAVFTKYPAARFSQAAVSGVAPESAMCKPLKTKVLTLSPAAGDEPSFVTREARADPTDILSCTAKALKDGHVVAVPTDTIYGLACLAQDAGAVRKIYDIKSRNEQKPLAICVGEIQDIYKYCKVKVKEELLGDLLPGPVTLVFERSEILNKELNPFTRLVGVRIPDCAFLRRLCQRCKEPLALTSANVSAQTSTLAVHEFKDLWPKLAVVVDGGPIGDQSRLGSTVVDLSVHSSAFSSTVDVLEGKYGLSSLDLG, encoded by the exons ATGCTCACTTCCGGCGTGCTATCAGAGGGTCGACATGCTTGTGTCAACTCTCCTTctctaaatgtgtttttaatgaagtATTTGCGGAGATTTGCTGCTGTTTTCACTAAATATCCAGCGGCGCGCTTTTCTCAGGCGGCAGTTAGTGGAGTGGCGCCTGAAAGTGCCATGTGTAAGCCGCTGAAGACCAAAGTGCTCACTTTGTCACCGGCGGCCGGCGACGAGCCCTCGTTTGTGACGCGGGAAGCTCGTGCAG ATCCTACCGACATCTTGAGCTGCACGGCGAAGGCTCTGAAGGACGGCCATGTTGTCGCCGTGCCCACCGACACCATCTACGGCCTGGCGTGTTTGGCCCAGGACGCCGGCGCCGTGCGTAAAATCTACGACATCAAAAGCCGGAATGAGCAGAAGCCTCTCGCCATATGTGTGGGAGAAATCCAGGATATATACAA GTACtgcaaagtgaaagtgaaagaggAGCTGCTGGGTGACCTCCTGCCAGGTCCTGTCACCCTGGTGTTTGAAAGATCCGAAatactgaacaaagagctcaacCCTTTCACCCGA CTGGTGGGCGTGCGTATTCCAGACTGTGCCTTCCTGCGGCGCCTTTGTCAAAGGTGCAAGGAGCCGCTGGCCCTCACCAGCGCTAACGTCAGCGCACAAACCAGCACGCTGGCCGTCCAC GAGTTTAAGGATCTGTGGCCCAAACTCGCAGTGGTCGTGGACGGAGGGCCAATCGGAGACCAGAGTCGTCTCGGGTCGACCGTGGTGGACCTTTCTGTACACAGCAG TGCCTTTTCTTCCACCGTGGACGTGCTGGAAGGTAAATATGGACTCTCCTCTCTGGATTTGGGATAA
- the yrdc gene encoding yrdC domain-containing protein, mitochondrial isoform X3: MLTSGVLSEGRHACVNSPSLNVFLMKYLRRFAAVFTKYPAARFSQAAVSGVAPESAMCKPLKTKVLTLSPAAGDEPSFVTREARADPTDILSCTAKALKDGHVVAVPTDTIYGLACLAQDAGAVRKIYDIKSRNEQKPLAICVGEIQDIYKYCKVKVKEELLGDLLPGPVTLVFERSEILNKELNPFTREFKDLWPKLAVVVDGGPIGDQSRLGSTVVDLSVHSSAFSSTVDVLEGKYGLSSLDLG; this comes from the exons ATGCTCACTTCCGGCGTGCTATCAGAGGGTCGACATGCTTGTGTCAACTCTCCTTctctaaatgtgtttttaatgaagtATTTGCGGAGATTTGCTGCTGTTTTCACTAAATATCCAGCGGCGCGCTTTTCTCAGGCGGCAGTTAGTGGAGTGGCGCCTGAAAGTGCCATGTGTAAGCCGCTGAAGACCAAAGTGCTCACTTTGTCACCGGCGGCCGGCGACGAGCCCTCGTTTGTGACGCGGGAAGCTCGTGCAG ATCCTACCGACATCTTGAGCTGCACGGCGAAGGCTCTGAAGGACGGCCATGTTGTCGCCGTGCCCACCGACACCATCTACGGCCTGGCGTGTTTGGCCCAGGACGCCGGCGCCGTGCGTAAAATCTACGACATCAAAAGCCGGAATGAGCAGAAGCCTCTCGCCATATGTGTGGGAGAAATCCAGGATATATACAA GTACtgcaaagtgaaagtgaaagaggAGCTGCTGGGTGACCTCCTGCCAGGTCCTGTCACCCTGGTGTTTGAAAGATCCGAAatactgaacaaagagctcaacCCTTTCACCCGA GAGTTTAAGGATCTGTGGCCCAAACTCGCAGTGGTCGTGGACGGAGGGCCAATCGGAGACCAGAGTCGTCTCGGGTCGACCGTGGTGGACCTTTCTGTACACAGCAG TGCCTTTTCTTCCACCGTGGACGTGCTGGAAGGTAAATATGGACTCTCCTCTCTGGATTTGGGATAA
- the yrdc gene encoding yrdC domain-containing protein, mitochondrial isoform X1, which translates to MLTSGVLSEGRHACVNSPSLNVFLMKYLRRFAAVFTKYPAARFSQAAVSGVAPESAMCKPLKTKVLTLSPAAGDEPSFVTREARADPTDILSCTAKALKDGHVVAVPTDTIYGLACLAQDAGAVRKIYDIKSRNEQKPLAICVGEIQDIYKYCKVKVKEELLGDLLPGPVTLVFERSEILNKELNPFTRLVGVRIPDCAFLRRLCQRCKEPLALTSANVSAQTSTLAVHEFKDLWPKLAVVVDGGPIGDQSRLGSTVVDLSVHSRYRIIRAGCAFSSTVDVLEGKYGLSSLDLG; encoded by the exons ATGCTCACTTCCGGCGTGCTATCAGAGGGTCGACATGCTTGTGTCAACTCTCCTTctctaaatgtgtttttaatgaagtATTTGCGGAGATTTGCTGCTGTTTTCACTAAATATCCAGCGGCGCGCTTTTCTCAGGCGGCAGTTAGTGGAGTGGCGCCTGAAAGTGCCATGTGTAAGCCGCTGAAGACCAAAGTGCTCACTTTGTCACCGGCGGCCGGCGACGAGCCCTCGTTTGTGACGCGGGAAGCTCGTGCAG ATCCTACCGACATCTTGAGCTGCACGGCGAAGGCTCTGAAGGACGGCCATGTTGTCGCCGTGCCCACCGACACCATCTACGGCCTGGCGTGTTTGGCCCAGGACGCCGGCGCCGTGCGTAAAATCTACGACATCAAAAGCCGGAATGAGCAGAAGCCTCTCGCCATATGTGTGGGAGAAATCCAGGATATATACAA GTACtgcaaagtgaaagtgaaagaggAGCTGCTGGGTGACCTCCTGCCAGGTCCTGTCACCCTGGTGTTTGAAAGATCCGAAatactgaacaaagagctcaacCCTTTCACCCGA CTGGTGGGCGTGCGTATTCCAGACTGTGCCTTCCTGCGGCGCCTTTGTCAAAGGTGCAAGGAGCCGCTGGCCCTCACCAGCGCTAACGTCAGCGCACAAACCAGCACGCTGGCCGTCCAC GAGTTTAAGGATCTGTGGCCCAAACTCGCAGTGGTCGTGGACGGAGGGCCAATCGGAGACCAGAGTCGTCTCGGGTCGACCGTGGTGGACCTTTCTGTACACAGCAGGTACCGCATCATCCGAGCCGGGTG TGCCTTTTCTTCCACCGTGGACGTGCTGGAAGGTAAATATGGACTCTCCTCTCTGGATTTGGGATAA